One genomic window of Candidatus Nitrospira inopinata includes the following:
- a CDS encoding TPM domain-containing protein, whose product MRKVRLSRRLLHLTGFVLAMSLMTTGTGQGQSPYYEHLKERIPLPGPLGYVSDHAHVLDREWKERIRSVCQDLERKTGVEMVVVTVPTIKPFPSANEYATRLYEKWNIGSTQQEHGVMLLVAVGERQAAIALGRRMMPIITPDVRRDVGNRYLFPAIERGDFGDGLYRTVVALASPAQEVRVGDLPHTHMKGLGFWLTVLLSAVAASTFWFISRPDLRHPYRRLQKGEYWGIGRGGFGGNWGGFGGGTSGEGWR is encoded by the coding sequence ATGAGAAAGGTGCGGCTCAGCCGTCGTTTGCTTCACCTGACCGGTTTCGTCCTGGCGATGAGCCTCATGACGACGGGGACGGGGCAAGGCCAGTCTCCCTATTACGAGCATCTCAAAGAGAGGATTCCGCTTCCCGGTCCGCTCGGCTACGTGAGCGACCACGCCCACGTGTTGGATCGCGAGTGGAAAGAGCGCATTCGCTCGGTGTGCCAGGATCTGGAGCGAAAAACCGGCGTCGAAATGGTTGTGGTGACGGTTCCGACGATCAAACCCTTTCCCTCGGCCAATGAGTATGCGACCAGGCTGTATGAGAAATGGAACATCGGCTCCACTCAACAAGAGCACGGCGTCATGCTGCTGGTCGCCGTCGGGGAGCGGCAGGCGGCGATTGCGTTGGGACGCCGGATGATGCCGATCATCACGCCAGACGTCAGAAGAGACGTGGGAAATCGCTATCTGTTTCCGGCGATTGAACGCGGCGATTTTGGAGACGGGCTCTATCGAACCGTGGTGGCCTTGGCTTCCCCGGCTCAGGAGGTTCGCGTCGGCGATCTTCCCCATACGCACATGAAGGGGCTGGGATTCTGGTTGACGGTGCTGCTGAGCGCGGTCGCCGCTTCGACCTTTTGGTTTATCAGCCGCCCCGACCTGCGCCACCCCTACCGCCGCTTGCAAAAGGGCGAGTATTGGGGGATCGGACGGGGTGGATTCGGCGGCAACTGGGGCGGGTTCGGCGGTGGAACCAGCGGAGAGGGGTGGCGGTAA
- a CDS encoding FAD-dependent monooxygenase has protein sequence MRKEEADVAVVGAGGGGAVLALALAHKGIKTIVLEQAAGPPRGLRGEILQPNGQRVLDRLGLLHKLPADSVRPVRLFHFCRAGGERLCTVDYGDLPPPYNRAVVTLPNVAHHAILDAIHAQPAVTLWYGTSFVSLLRENGRVVGLTAKREDEEIMVRAKAVVGADGAFSKVRESLGIPADVHLYPQGYLIAIIEAPVPIDEAKYFVGKRTILALFPAAGRRVFLLYMIDAGSYDRVKAQGIPSLQRAWTAISPPDEPIFRGLTDWSQTAFLPTGRVRTPTWVADGAVLIGDAAHAMNPHASQGRMQAMVDAVTLADLLPDCLAANDCSAERLKQFERLRRPQVTMLQRLADEEVFFWNTGNPVIGFLRDRVFKTLDRNTRLRYRILSTTAGLRSRPPFGLVDRFMAAGFLPDPHACDRAVHDVG, from the coding sequence GTGAGAAAGGAAGAAGCGGACGTGGCGGTGGTGGGCGCAGGGGGGGGCGGGGCGGTCTTGGCCCTGGCCTTGGCTCACAAGGGGATCAAAACGATCGTGCTGGAGCAGGCCGCCGGGCCGCCTCGCGGCTTGCGCGGGGAGATTCTTCAACCCAACGGACAGCGGGTGCTCGATCGGCTTGGATTGTTGCATAAGTTGCCAGCCGACTCGGTCCGGCCGGTTCGGCTGTTTCATTTTTGTCGGGCGGGCGGCGAACGGCTCTGCACGGTGGACTACGGCGACTTGCCGCCTCCCTACAATCGGGCGGTGGTGACGTTGCCCAACGTGGCGCACCATGCCATCCTCGACGCGATTCACGCGCAACCGGCCGTGACGCTGTGGTATGGAACGTCCTTCGTCAGTCTGTTGCGAGAGAACGGACGAGTCGTCGGCCTGACGGCCAAAAGGGAAGACGAAGAGATCATGGTGCGGGCCAAGGCGGTGGTCGGCGCCGATGGCGCCTTTTCAAAAGTTCGGGAGTCCTTGGGCATTCCCGCCGACGTACATCTCTATCCCCAAGGCTATCTGATCGCCATCATCGAAGCGCCTGTTCCGATCGACGAAGCCAAGTATTTTGTGGGCAAGCGCACGATTCTCGCGCTGTTTCCGGCGGCGGGGCGCCGCGTGTTTCTGCTCTACATGATCGACGCCGGTTCTTACGACCGCGTCAAGGCTCAAGGCATCCCTTCGTTGCAACGGGCTTGGACGGCCATCAGTCCGCCCGATGAACCGATCTTTCGAGGATTGACGGATTGGAGTCAGACCGCGTTTTTACCGACTGGCCGGGTTCGGACCCCGACCTGGGTGGCCGACGGCGCGGTGCTGATCGGCGACGCCGCCCATGCGATGAATCCGCATGCGTCGCAAGGGCGAATGCAGGCGATGGTGGACGCGGTCACGCTCGCCGATCTGTTGCCCGACTGTCTGGCGGCGAACGATTGCTCGGCGGAACGTTTGAAGCAATTCGAGCGCCTGCGCCGGCCGCAGGTCACCATGTTGCAGCGGCTCGCCGACGAGGAGGTGTTCTTTTGGAACACGGGCAATCCCGTCATCGGGTTTTTGCGGGATCGCGTGTTCAAAACCTTGGACCGGAACACGCGGCTTCGGTATCGCATCTTGTCCACGACGGCGGGGTTGCGGAGCAGGCCGCCGTTCGGCCTGGTTGATCGCTTCATGGCGGCGGGGTTCCTGCCCGACCCCCATGCCTGCGACAGGGCGGTCCACGATGTCGGGTGA
- a CDS encoding phospholipase D-like domain-containing protein translates to MNGLRLCVFFWIGCCVAILGWPAGCVSTTSAGEVSASSVEVWYAPEDRPLQRAVGIYERATQYIYVAVYGMTFPPAVKALLAAHKQGVDVRIITDRQRLSDPKQRAAMTALREAGVPVKVNRHDGLMHLKQVVIDDQINMNGSMNHTGSGNRYNDERLDVIRDRDLSVKARDKFLSMWRDQARFEDWNPS, encoded by the coding sequence ATGAACGGATTACGGCTGTGCGTTTTCTTCTGGATCGGATGTTGCGTCGCCATCCTCGGATGGCCGGCAGGCTGCGTCTCGACAACATCGGCCGGGGAAGTTTCGGCCTCTTCGGTAGAGGTGTGGTACGCGCCGGAAGACAGGCCGTTGCAACGGGCGGTGGGGATTTACGAGCGGGCGACGCAGTATATTTATGTGGCGGTGTATGGGATGACCTTTCCCCCCGCGGTCAAGGCTCTGCTCGCCGCGCATAAGCAGGGGGTGGACGTGCGAATCATCACGGACCGTCAACGTCTGAGCGATCCCAAGCAGCGGGCGGCGATGACCGCTCTGCGGGAGGCTGGTGTTCCCGTCAAGGTCAACCGGCATGATGGACTCATGCATCTGAAGCAAGTGGTCATCGACGACCAGATCAATATGAACGGCTCGATGAATCATACGGGCAGCGGCAATCGATATAATGATGAACGGCTTGACGTCATTCGGGATCGGGATCTCTCGGTCAAGGCGCGCGACAAATTTCTTTCGATGTGGCGCGATCAAGCCAGATTCGAGGATTGGAACCCCTCGTAG
- the thiS gene encoding sulfur carrier protein ThiS — protein MQVKINGKIEDVSSGTLLDLLKSKQIEPQMVVVEVNDKVVDRDRLATTPVSDGDQIEFLFYMGGGR, from the coding sequence ATGCAGGTCAAAATCAATGGAAAAATCGAGGACGTGTCGAGCGGAACCCTCCTGGATTTGCTCAAAAGCAAGCAGATCGAACCGCAGATGGTCGTGGTCGAGGTGAACGACAAAGTCGTGGATCGCGACCGCCTGGCGACGACTCCCGTCTCCGATGGCGATCAGATCGAGTTCTTGTTCTACATGGGAGGCGGTCGATGA
- the cysK gene encoding cysteine synthase A — MISDLHKDITELIGRTPLVRLNRLSKLDSATVYGKVEFFNPAGSVKDRICLNMINEAERQGKLKPGGTIIEPTSGNTGIGLAMIAAVRGYKLILVMPESMSMERASLLSSYGAQLVLTPAWEGMKGSIKEAESILAQNPSYFMPDQFSNPANPAMHRLTTAVEIWDALDGKIDAFVAAVGTGGTITGCGEVFKEKNPSIQVIAVEPATSPVLSGGDPGPHKIQGIGAGFIPKVLNRKILDRVITVTDDEAYQTAKLLAKKEGLLVGISAGANVFAAQKVADELGPGKNVVTILCDTGERYISIEKYFNI; from the coding sequence ATGATCTCCGATCTTCACAAAGACATCACCGAGCTGATCGGTCGGACCCCGCTTGTTCGGCTGAACAGACTCTCGAAGCTCGACTCCGCGACAGTCTACGGCAAGGTTGAATTTTTCAACCCCGCCGGCAGCGTCAAGGATCGGATCTGCCTCAACATGATCAACGAGGCGGAGCGCCAAGGGAAGCTCAAACCCGGCGGGACGATCATCGAGCCGACCAGCGGCAACACCGGTATCGGACTCGCCATGATCGCGGCGGTCCGCGGTTATAAGCTGATCCTCGTCATGCCGGAAAGCATGAGCATGGAGCGGGCCAGTCTGCTGTCATCCTATGGCGCCCAACTTGTCTTGACGCCGGCGTGGGAAGGCATGAAAGGCTCCATTAAAGAGGCGGAGAGTATCTTGGCCCAGAATCCGTCGTATTTCATGCCGGATCAGTTTTCAAACCCGGCCAATCCGGCGATGCATCGCTTGACGACGGCGGTGGAAATTTGGGATGCGTTGGACGGGAAGATCGACGCCTTCGTCGCCGCCGTCGGAACGGGCGGAACGATTACCGGATGCGGCGAGGTGTTCAAAGAAAAAAACCCGAGCATCCAGGTCATCGCCGTGGAGCCGGCCACTTCCCCTGTATTATCAGGGGGAGATCCCGGCCCGCACAAAATTCAAGGAATCGGCGCCGGTTTTATTCCCAAGGTGTTGAACCGTAAGATCCTGGACCGCGTCATCACGGTCACCGACGACGAGGCCTATCAAACGGCCAAGCTGCTGGCAAAGAAGGAAGGCCTCCTGGTCGGCATTTCGGCCGGCGCCAACGTCTTTGCCGCCCAGAAAGTCGCCGACGAATTGGGACCGGGTAAAAACGTGGTGACCATTCTCTGCGACACGGGCGAACGGTACATCAGCATCGAGAAATACTTTAACATTTAG
- a CDS encoding HesA/MoeB/ThiF family protein, with translation MDFTEEQINRYSRHILLPEVGGKGQKKIAKAKVLLVGAGGLGSPAALYLAAAGIGRIGLIDSDVVDLTNLQRQILHHTPDVGRPKVLSGKEKILALNPDVAVSTYEERLTAGNALKIFEDYDVIIDGVDNFTAKFLINDACFFADKPLIHGGILRFDGRVTTIVPKQSACYRCVFKAPPPPGLVASCQEAGVIGVLAGIIGTIQATEALKLILGIGRPLTNRLLDFDARKTQFREIKVRRNPDCALCGEHPTITQLFDDGDPYAGCAVRP, from the coding sequence ATGGATTTCACCGAAGAGCAGATCAATCGCTATAGCCGGCATATCCTGTTGCCCGAGGTCGGCGGGAAAGGGCAAAAGAAAATCGCCAAGGCCAAGGTCTTGCTCGTCGGCGCGGGAGGATTGGGCTCCCCGGCCGCCCTCTACCTGGCCGCCGCCGGAATCGGCCGAATCGGGCTGATCGACAGCGACGTCGTCGATTTGACCAACCTTCAACGCCAAATTCTCCATCACACGCCGGACGTGGGTCGCCCCAAGGTCCTGTCGGGAAAAGAAAAGATCCTGGCGTTGAATCCCGACGTCGCCGTCTCGACCTATGAAGAACGGCTGACGGCGGGAAACGCCTTGAAGATCTTCGAGGATTACGACGTCATCATCGACGGCGTCGACAATTTCACGGCCAAATTTCTGATCAACGACGCCTGTTTCTTCGCCGACAAACCGCTGATCCACGGAGGCATTCTGCGGTTCGACGGGCGGGTGACGACGATCGTCCCTAAACAATCGGCCTGTTACCGCTGCGTATTCAAGGCGCCGCCGCCGCCCGGCCTGGTGGCGTCGTGTCAGGAGGCGGGCGTCATCGGCGTGCTGGCCGGCATCATCGGCACGATCCAGGCGACGGAGGCCTTGAAACTCATCCTGGGAATCGGACGGCCGTTGACCAACCGCCTGCTTGATTTCGACGCGAGAAAAACGCAGTTTAGGGAAATCAAGGTCCGCCGCAATCCCGATTGCGCCTTATGCGGCGAGCATCCTACAATCACCCAGTTGTTCGACGATGGAGATCCCTATGCCGGCTGCGCGGTGCGTCCGTAA
- the thrC gene encoding threonine synthase, with protein sequence MSKMKALVCRECGKEYPTKAIHVCEMCFGPLEVKYNYDEIKKVVSRKTIENGPHSMWRYLDLLPVEGTNLVGPHAGFTPLVRAKNLGAYLGLDELYIKNDTVNHPTLSFKDRVVAVALTRARELGFETVACASTGNLANSVAAHAASANLRCYVFIPGDLEAAKVLGNLIYRPHVVEVEGNYDDVNRLCSEIAGEHGWAFVNINIRPYYAEGSKTLAFETVEQLGWRTPDQVVVPMASGSLLTKIWKGLHEMKHVGLIDEVRTKINGAQAEGCSPIATAFKAGRDFFKPVKPKTIAKSLAIGNPADGYYALKATAESRGAMDMVTDDEVVEGIQLLAQTEGIFAETAGGVTIGVLKKLAKQGIIGKKDVTVAYITGNGLKTQEAVIDAVGRPTRIQPSLVAFEKTFQLRKTDGENP encoded by the coding sequence ATGAGCAAGATGAAAGCGTTGGTCTGCCGGGAATGCGGAAAAGAGTACCCGACCAAGGCGATCCATGTCTGCGAGATGTGCTTCGGTCCCCTCGAAGTGAAATACAACTACGACGAGATCAAGAAAGTCGTCTCCCGCAAGACCATCGAAAACGGCCCCCACAGCATGTGGCGGTATCTCGATCTGCTGCCGGTGGAAGGGACGAACCTCGTCGGCCCTCACGCCGGGTTCACCCCCCTGGTGCGGGCCAAGAATCTCGGCGCCTACCTGGGATTGGATGAGCTTTACATCAAGAACGACACGGTCAATCATCCGACCCTGTCTTTCAAGGACCGCGTGGTCGCGGTGGCCTTGACCCGCGCCCGCGAGCTGGGTTTCGAAACCGTCGCCTGCGCCTCGACCGGCAACCTGGCCAATTCGGTGGCGGCGCACGCGGCATCTGCCAATCTCCGATGCTACGTGTTCATCCCCGGCGATCTTGAGGCAGCCAAGGTGCTTGGCAACTTGATCTATCGGCCCCACGTCGTCGAGGTGGAAGGCAATTACGACGATGTCAACCGGCTGTGCAGCGAGATCGCCGGCGAACACGGATGGGCTTTCGTGAACATCAACATCCGTCCCTACTATGCTGAGGGATCCAAGACGCTGGCCTTTGAAACCGTGGAACAGCTCGGATGGAGGACGCCGGATCAGGTCGTCGTGCCGATGGCGTCCGGGTCGCTGCTGACGAAAATCTGGAAGGGCTTGCACGAAATGAAGCACGTGGGCCTCATCGATGAGGTTCGCACCAAGATCAATGGAGCCCAGGCCGAAGGCTGCTCTCCGATCGCCACGGCGTTCAAGGCGGGTCGCGACTTCTTCAAACCGGTGAAACCCAAGACCATCGCCAAGTCCCTGGCCATCGGCAATCCGGCGGACGGCTATTATGCCCTCAAGGCCACGGCTGAGAGCAGGGGCGCCATGGACATGGTCACCGACGACGAGGTAGTGGAAGGGATCCAACTGCTGGCCCAGACCGAAGGGATCTTTGCGGAAACGGCCGGCGGCGTCACGATCGGGGTCCTGAAAAAACTCGCCAAGCAAGGGATCATCGGCAAGAAGGATGTGACGGTCGCCTATATTACCGGCAACGGGCTCAAAACGCAGGAAGCGGTCATCGACGCCGTCGGCCGGCCGACCCGTATTCAGCCGAGCCTGGTGGCCTTCGAGAAAACCTTTCAATTGAGAAAAACCGACGGTGAGAACCCATGA
- a CDS encoding MoaD/ThiS family protein codes for MIKVRIPTPLRPLTKNQGEIDVAATSIEDLVNNLESAYPGIKARLCDDTGELRRFVNIYVNEEDIRFLKGKDTALKTGDEVSIVPAIAGG; via the coding sequence ATGATTAAAGTCCGCATTCCGACTCCGCTGAGACCCTTGACGAAGAACCAAGGCGAAATCGACGTCGCCGCCACCTCCATTGAGGATCTGGTCAACAATCTGGAATCCGCCTATCCCGGCATCAAAGCGCGCCTCTGCGACGACACCGGGGAATTGCGACGGTTCGTCAACATCTACGTCAACGAAGAAGACATCCGTTTTCTCAAGGGCAAGGACACCGCCTTGAAAACCGGCGACGAAGTCTCCATCGTGCCGGCCATCGCGGGAGGATAG
- a CDS encoding NIL domain-containing protein, producing MTSLRFHIRFPEDKIKEPIIYQIGHEYNVVTNVRRADVRETTGWMDLELSGDVAEIERAVAGLRDKGVIVDPIELNVVE from the coding sequence ATGACCAGCCTGAGATTCCACATCCGATTTCCGGAGGACAAGATCAAGGAGCCGATCATTTATCAAATCGGGCACGAATACAATGTCGTGACGAACGTCCGCCGTGCCGACGTGCGCGAGACGACCGGCTGGATGGATTTGGAGTTAAGCGGCGACGTCGCCGAGATCGAGCGCGCCGTCGCCGGTCTGCGAGACAAAGGCGTCATCGTGGATCCGATCGAATTAAACGTCGTGGAATGA
- the moeB gene encoding molybdopterin-synthase adenylyltransferase MoeB has protein sequence MQLTESEIQRYSRHIILQDVGGKGQLKLKRAKVLLIGAGGLGSPASLYLAAAGIGTIGLVDGDVVDLSNLQRQIMHSTATLGQPKVESGKKTLSAINSEITVNAYHQLVDADNILPLISHYDVVLDGSDNFSTRFLVNDACFFAKKTLISASMFRFEGQLTTIKPHQGYPCYRCLYPEPPPAGLVPNCQEAGVLGVLAGTMGILQASEAIKEILSIGETLADKLLIYDALEMKFRKVGRPKDPACPLCGPNPTIKDLRMDYTVTCTI, from the coding sequence ATGCAACTGACTGAATCGGAAATTCAACGGTACAGCCGTCATATCATTCTCCAAGACGTCGGAGGCAAGGGGCAGCTCAAGCTCAAACGCGCCAAGGTGCTGCTGATCGGCGCGGGGGGGCTGGGATCTCCCGCCAGCCTTTATCTCGCGGCCGCCGGCATCGGAACCATCGGCCTCGTGGATGGCGACGTCGTGGATCTGTCGAATTTACAACGGCAGATCATGCACTCGACCGCGACCCTCGGACAGCCCAAGGTCGAGTCCGGCAAGAAGACGCTGTCGGCCATCAATTCGGAGATCACCGTCAACGCCTACCACCAACTGGTGGATGCCGACAACATTCTTCCTCTCATCTCGCACTACGACGTGGTGCTCGACGGTTCCGACAACTTCTCGACCCGGTTCTTGGTCAATGACGCCTGTTTCTTCGCCAAGAAAACCCTGATCTCGGCCAGCATGTTCCGATTTGAAGGGCAATTGACGACGATCAAGCCTCATCAAGGATACCCCTGCTACCGATGCCTCTATCCGGAACCGCCTCCCGCCGGATTGGTTCCCAATTGTCAGGAGGCCGGCGTGTTGGGCGTCTTGGCGGGAACGATGGGTATTTTGCAGGCCTCTGAAGCGATCAAGGAGATTCTGAGCATCGGTGAAACCCTGGCCGACAAACTGTTGATCTACGACGCCCTTGAGATGAAGTTCCGCAAAGTCGGGCGTCCCAAAGATCCGGCTTGCCCTCTCTGCGGGCCGAATCCGACGATCAAAGATCTCCGCATGGATTACACCGTGACCTGCACCATTTGA
- a CDS encoding Mov34/MPN/PAD-1 family protein — translation MTELVIPRAILEDMVAHARELAPHECCGLLAGTDGAVSRAYRITNIVAMEGAQHLSSFDTAKVAHLERLTPAERAEIAFVMDMQDFSAAKKDMRQRGLDLLVVYHSHPHDPARPSVTDIKIATDYEEIWPKINLPVPSYLLISLMDAEPDIRNYWIKSGRVSPAPFTIG, via the coding sequence GTGACGGAACTGGTCATCCCTCGCGCCATCCTTGAAGACATGGTCGCTCACGCGAGGGAACTCGCGCCTCACGAGTGTTGCGGGCTCCTGGCCGGAACCGACGGCGCGGTCAGCCGAGCCTACCGCATCACGAACATCGTCGCGATGGAGGGGGCGCAGCATCTTTCCTCGTTCGATACCGCCAAAGTCGCTCATTTGGAACGGCTCACGCCGGCTGAACGGGCGGAAATCGCGTTCGTCATGGACATGCAGGATTTCTCCGCCGCCAAGAAAGACATGCGCCAGCGTGGGCTCGATCTGCTGGTCGTCTATCATTCACACCCGCACGATCCTGCCCGCCCCTCCGTGACCGACATCAAGATCGCCACTGATTACGAAGAGATTTGGCCCAAGATCAACCTGCCGGTTCCCTCCTATCTGTTAATTTCCCTCATGGACGCCGAGCCGGACATCAGAAACTATTGGATCAAATCCGGGCGGGTGTCTCCCGCTCCCTTCACGATCGGATAG
- a CDS encoding ABC transporter ATP-binding protein, which yields MNSLVRVLSYLRPHRALAGATLLCAVCATAMELVPPWAIKIVIDDVIQTKRTELLPAALGLLVGAYVLKNLFASLRIRLNNRLEQTVVHGLRSHVFSALQRLSLNYFENRSTGEIMSRVINDTEHMERIFIDGIEGAITAALTLIGITIMLFTLNWKLAVLALAPIPLLVLSAGWFTSKVHGYYRQIRKQAADLSAYLQDALSGIRETMGFMRQDYEQRRFDRLSKAYSDANLKAMVLWSVYSPGMIFLGSLGTVLILWYGAGEVTEGRLTIGELVMFLSYLALFYVPINQIHSVNHMLQHALAASERVFEALDAVPEVADRPGVQAPARRVSGDVRFESVLFHYRPDVPALKDLSLSVAAGERVALVGPSGAGKSTILKLLMRLYDVKGGSIMVDGLDIRDLPVSYLRRQIGFVQQEPFLFNGTVRENLLYGDLEADQDRLQNAAKAARAHDFIMKLPEGYDTWIGERGVKLSVGQKQRVSIARVLLKDPPIVIFDEATSNIDTETEVQIREALTELTKGRTTFIIAHRLSTLHDVDRILVIDGGRLVEDGRHDELLSRGGVYAGLYEAQFQI from the coding sequence GTGAATTCTCTTGTTCGAGTGCTGAGCTATCTTCGGCCGCACCGCGCGTTGGCGGGAGCGACTCTGCTCTGCGCCGTTTGCGCCACGGCCATGGAGTTGGTGCCCCCCTGGGCGATCAAGATCGTCATCGACGACGTCATTCAGACCAAGCGAACGGAGTTGCTGCCCGCGGCGCTGGGGCTGTTGGTCGGCGCCTATGTACTGAAAAACCTGTTCGCGTCGCTCCGCATCAGGCTGAACAATCGATTGGAGCAGACGGTGGTGCACGGGTTGCGCAGCCACGTCTTCTCGGCGCTGCAGCGGCTGTCGCTGAATTATTTCGAGAACCGCTCAACCGGCGAGATCATGTCTCGCGTGATCAACGACACCGAGCACATGGAGAGAATCTTCATTGACGGGATCGAGGGCGCGATCACCGCCGCGCTGACCTTGATCGGCATTACGATCATGCTGTTCACGCTGAATTGGAAGCTGGCGGTCTTGGCCCTGGCGCCGATTCCCCTTTTGGTGCTTTCGGCCGGTTGGTTTACCTCGAAGGTGCACGGCTATTACCGGCAGATCAGAAAACAGGCCGCCGACCTGAGCGCCTATTTGCAGGACGCTCTGTCGGGAATCCGGGAAACCATGGGATTTATGCGGCAGGACTATGAGCAGCGCCGATTCGACCGGTTGAGCAAAGCCTATAGCGATGCCAATCTGAAAGCCATGGTCCTGTGGTCGGTCTATTCTCCGGGGATGATTTTTCTGGGCTCGCTTGGCACGGTGCTTATTCTCTGGTACGGCGCCGGCGAGGTGACGGAAGGCCGCTTGACGATCGGGGAATTGGTGATGTTTCTGTCCTACCTCGCGTTGTTTTATGTGCCGATCAATCAGATTCATTCGGTCAACCATATGTTGCAACACGCGCTGGCCGCGAGCGAGCGGGTCTTTGAGGCGCTGGATGCCGTTCCGGAGGTGGCGGATCGTCCCGGTGTCCAAGCTCCCGCGCGTCGCGTGAGCGGCGACGTTCGATTTGAGTCCGTCCTGTTTCATTATCGTCCCGATGTTCCGGCATTGAAAGATCTGTCGCTATCCGTCGCCGCGGGGGAGCGGGTGGCGCTGGTGGGGCCAAGCGGAGCGGGGAAGAGCACGATTCTCAAACTGTTGATGCGGTTGTACGACGTCAAAGGCGGATCGATCATGGTCGACGGTCTGGACATTCGCGATCTGCCGGTCTCATACCTCCGACGGCAGATCGGCTTTGTTCAACAAGAGCCGTTTTTGTTCAATGGAACGGTGCGGGAGAATCTGCTCTATGGAGATCTTGAGGCCGATCAGGATCGTCTGCAGAACGCCGCCAAGGCCGCGCGAGCACATGATTTCATCATGAAACTGCCGGAAGGATACGACACGTGGATCGGAGAACGGGGCGTCAAACTGTCGGTCGGCCAAAAGCAACGGGTGTCCATCGCGCGAGTCCTCTTAAAAGATCCGCCCATCGTCATTTTCGATGAAGCGACGTCCAATATCGACACGGAAACGGAAGTGCAAATCCGCGAAGCCTTGACCGAACTGACCAAAGGACGCACCACGTTCATCATCGCCCATCGGTTGTCCACGCTTCACGACGTCGATCGAATTCTTGTGATCGACGGCGGTCGATTGGTCGAGGACGGTCGGCACGACGAGTTGCTGAGTCGAGGCGGGGTTTACGCCGGTTTGTACGAGGCGCAGTTCCAGATATGA
- the def gene encoding peptide deformylase, with amino-acid sequence MLKIAKLGNPILRKIAAPVDPREIKSREIQRLIDDMFETMYEEPGIGLAAPQVFRSIQLVVMGCKGEDGFPETVLINPSIVYYGPDQVENWEGCLSVDGLRGKVTRPSLVRVNALDRKGKPLDFEATGLFAVCIQHELDHLIGKVFLDRMTDLSTLTQLEEFQQYWQKQPATVV; translated from the coding sequence ATGTTGAAAATCGCGAAGCTGGGCAATCCAATTCTGAGAAAAATCGCCGCTCCCGTCGATCCCAGAGAGATTAAGTCACGCGAGATCCAGCGGCTGATCGACGACATGTTTGAAACGATGTATGAGGAACCGGGAATCGGCTTGGCCGCGCCGCAGGTCTTTCGGTCGATCCAGTTGGTCGTGATGGGCTGCAAAGGGGAAGACGGGTTCCCCGAGACGGTGCTCATCAATCCGTCGATCGTGTATTACGGTCCGGACCAAGTGGAAAATTGGGAGGGGTGCCTCAGCGTCGACGGCTTGAGAGGCAAGGTGACGCGACCGTCCCTGGTTCGGGTGAACGCGTTGGATCGAAAGGGAAAGCCGCTTGATTTCGAGGCGACCGGGCTTTTTGCCGTCTGCATTCAACATGAGTTGGATCATTTGATCGGCAAGGTGTTTCTGGATCGGATGACGGACCTGTCCACCCTGACTCAGCTCGAAGAATTTCAGCAATACTGGCAGAAACAACCGGCCACCGTGGTTTGA